CATTTCCTATCTGTCCTTTGATCATTTTTATAGGACAAGAAGATTACAACAGATTAAGGCCACTGAGCTACCGAGGAGCAGATGTTTTTGTCCTAGCGTTCTCCTTGGTTAGTCGTGCGAGCTATGAGAACATACTTAAAAAGGTGTGTTCTGTTGAAACTGTCAATTTTGTGAGTTTATGTTAGATGTCTTTAAGGTTGCTGACAATCGATTTTTGGTCAGTGGATTCCTGAGCTTCAGCATTATGCTCCTGGAATTCCAGTGGTATTAGCTGGCACCAAACTTGGTAAGTACTTAACATGTTTCCTGAATTTGCAATTATAATAAATGCTGATTCTTGAATGTAACTGCTTGGGGTAATGTGCTTGCTAAAGTGCTAATATGTCtacttataaaaaaataaaaaaaaaagttaaatgtGTTGATCGTCGCTGCCCTTTTGTAGTTTTGGTAATACTGTATTCAATAGCATACATAACATAAGGCGTTTGGATGATGGAGGTAAAAAGACATAAATTGAGAACTTTTTATTAGCATTGCGGTCACTATAACTTGGAGTGAGATCTGGaaatgaaacggagggagtattgctATAGAAGTCGTGCTATGTGCATCAAAGTGGTCACTATAACTCGGTACTACCAAAAAAATGCAGCTTCATAACTTTTCTGCCTCAAGTGTTCTCAAGTACAACAGGAGCGGCAACCAGAAGGGAAGTTACCCAATTAATAATTTTAACATTTTTGCGTTtgtatgattattattattattattattaacttaTCTTTCACTTTTGTttagtatgatgatgatatgatatgggcTTAAATGAAGAAATCGAGATTAATATAGCCGACCCCAACTTGTTTCTGACTTAGGCGTACTTGTTACTCCCTcgggttcaaaaagagtgtccacttagccatttgcacaccccttaaaaaaatactaactcctacgcaaaaataggtaatttggcTAAaatgcccctaattaaataggtattgggatttgTTCACttaacactttttttttatgacatgggaatccgcagtgcgcacagggtaaacccagctcctgtgcaatggtcacttaacacttaataagggaaAATCTGGAAAATTAAggttaattttatcttgatttggtaagtggacattcttttttaaccaaaaaataaaGGCTAAGCGGACACttttttgaaccggagggagtattgTTTTGCATTTGTATGATAAACCTTCTTCAAGTTGCATAAGCTACATATTTTCACAAGATTGTACTTGCTACTCCAGATGGGGCACCATATGCTTCAGTATATTCAATTTGAAATCCAAAAGCAGAAGCTATAGAGTATGTTTAACCACATAAGGAAATGAGGAGAGATAGATGGCTGCCCAAGCCTCTCAAAATTAAAGAATGTGCCTAGCTACCTAAAAATGTAAGTAGTGGAGGTCTCTAGGGCTTGGTATAGTGGTAAGAGCATAGCGTGTGGTGTGTGGGTAGACGCACATCAGTGTTTTGAACCCAAAGTAGTTAAATGGAGAAGGGTAGATGGGCAGTCCTATTATCCACCAAGTTTTGAACCCCGTGCCATAATTGGCCTTCGGGGGTTTCTTGCTTATCAAGATAATGTATGCACTGGAGACTTTAGGTTAGCATTCATTTAAGTTTTGCGGTAAAGCTTAATAAGTAAGATATCTACTTCTTTTCAGGGGCTAAACATTTAAATGCAAGTGCTAAGGCTGTCGTTAGCTTTTTGATAAACTATTAGATGCTGTAATAGATAGTACTATGGAATCTATAAATGTAACTTGATTTTCCTAGGTTTATTCCTAGAAGCTTTTGGTTGCTCTCTGTTTTTTTTGTTCTAATTGCTCTTTACCCAACTTGATTGTCCTGAGCCATTAACTCTCTCACCCCGCTTAGCTAGAGATGTATTTTGAAGTCACAGATGTTTACATTCTTGGGCCACAATTAATTTGCCTTATAGGACATGCGCTTCAAACATCTGTATGAAATCTCTGGACTTGCAATGTATGTTAAATTATTTCTGATTTAACATTCATACTGCAGTTTGTGGAACTAAAATTTCAATAGAAAGCTATCTTTGGcttcttattttttttgtttttcctccGTTGTGGTTCATAATAAGTTCTTACCAAATCAAATAGTCCTCCCAAGCTATACTTTCCTTTTCCCGTTGTAATTTGTACCTTTTAGTTTTATTATTGCAAGTGTCGAGCAAGACTTATAATGCCAGTTTACATaacctttgtggttgttgtcctAAGGCACACATTTTACTCTGGAAACTGAATTTACTGAGAGCAACTTCTCCTTCTCTTGTTGCAAGTTCCTTGCAAATATTATATTTTCTACTATGTTGTAAGATCCTTGAGTAGCGTTCCTATAGCTACCATCAAGTACCTCTCCACTATATTACACTTTccttatgaaaaataaataataaaatagaCAGACTATTTCACTTTAAAGGATCATAGGTAAAGGTGCATAAAGGGTTGGGATGAAAGGCAACTCCCTGATTGTCAAAATGGTGCTTTTGTAACTGGTGATGGATGCTTTTCAATCATAGCTTAGAAAACTGCAATATAAATGTTAATACttctttatcaaaaaaaaaaaaaaagtgttaatTGTACTTCCATAGGACTGATGAGTGAAGTGTTAGTTTTACTGTGTACTAatttcaaaataatttataaaagcAAAGGAAAAGGAGCAGCAGATTTAGATATCCCACAGGAGAAGGAATTGTTCGAAGGATAGCCTTGGCGCGATAGTAAGAGTTGTCATcgtgtgaccaggaggtcacgagtTTAAGCTGTGGAATCAGCCTCTTGCAAAAATGAAAGATAAAGTTGTCAACAATAAACCCAATGTGGTCCCACCCTTCCCTGAACCCTGCGCATAATGAGACTTTATTATACCGGGCTGCCCCACAGGAGAAGGAATTTTATAGGCCAAAGAAAGGTTGCAGAGTCATTTTTCACTATATTCTAGTAGTGGCAAACTGATAATCATAGTACAATGGAGAATAATTTAGATACCAAAGGCTTCTCATGCCCAAGTATTTGTGGTCGTAAAATTCTAAAATGCTTGGTTGGTAGGTTAAGCAAATTGCGGTTCCTATGATAATCTGTTATATTTGCTCTATTTTGTATCTCTGTTGGCTGACTTTGCATTGCTTTCTTTACACTTATTCTGGGTGGAATCACATTCTACATAAAAAGAAAATTGAATATTAACGTTTATTTGAAAATCATGAGATTCGTTGATTGATAGAATGGGTTGTTGTGCTCATATATGATTTTGGATAATCCTAATATCATGAGTTAACTTTAGACCCAATTTCCATTTTCTTTACATGTATCAGAGTCGAACCCATCCTTTGGTTTACCAAACGTTGAGCTCCCATGTTATTCACTATCAAAATGTCCAACCGTGAGTGTGCAAAAAGGGTGTTTAGTGTCCCACATTAGTTAATAGAATGGTTGTTGTCTCCTGGTCTTGCATAATTCTCGCCACATGAGCTAGCTTTTAGTGTTGAATTAGAACCAATTTTCATTCACAGAATCAATTCAAAGGAAAAGAGCAAAATTTAGAAAAAAGGTTAGTGTGGTTGGAACAGTATCCTTGAGTACCTGGAAGGGAATTTTAGGACTTGGTTGGAAAGGGCCTCTGTGATTGATTCTCATTTTATTACTATGCCTAGCAAAGGGAAGGTGACGTAGAGTAAGAATGAGGTTCTCATTCAAAACCATTCCACAAACCAAAGACTGGATGAAAAGCAGTCTACTGTTGGGACTGCCTAGGGGCTCCCTTAGAGTCTACTTGTGATATTGGCAAGCTCTGTTCATGATGTGCAATCTTTCTTGATTCTTGGTTATGCATTAAATGTTTTTTTCGTATGGATGATGCTACAGATCTTCGTGAGGATAAGCACTTCTTGGCTGATCATCCTGGATTAGTTCCTGTCACCACAGCGCAGGTCTGGCTCCAATCTGTCAGTTGTATCTTGCTCCTTTGCATAGCTTTGAATAAATGGAGGGGCTAATGTTCTCCACATGTTCAGGGAGAGGAGCTGCGCAAACAAATTGGTGCTGCCTACTATATCGAATGCAGCTCTAAAACACAACAGGTGGGTCAAAGTAGTATCTTTTCCTAAGAAAGTGTTATGCAGTGAAATTGGTGCTTAAACAGTTCAATGAACTAAAGATCTTGTTTCAAGAAGGGTAAATAAAATcaacattattttttaaatttcaaaagaaaaaaacatataTCAGAAACAAATGCCTCCGTGCTACACATATAGATTGCATCATTTCAAATACCCTAGAACAGGAGGATCTTTTTAGTTCTTTGGGTGAGTGTTATGCAGTTAAATTGGTGCTTAAATGGTTCCATGAACTAAAGATCTTGTTTCAAGAAGGGTAAATAAAATcaacattattttttaaatttcaaaagaaaaaaacatataTCAGAAATACGTGCCACCGTGCTACACATATAGATTGCTTCATTTCAAATACCCAAGAACAGGCGGATCTTTTTAGTTCTTTGGGTGAGCTGGGAGGGTGTGCTGGCCTTTTGTGTTTTGTGTTTGCCGCTTCATAGGTGTCAATTCTGTATCAAATATAGGCCCCAATGCCTATTAGGCAACAACCTATTTTAACATAAGATGCAGATCGATTTTCTCTATTCCTGGTCGTCCTTACACTCATCAAGAATATAGGGTACATAACCTTTAAAGGATAGCATTTCCTTCTAATTTTAGTACTTAAAGGCCTTCAACTTTTaactgtttcaaaaaaaaaaaaaaaaaaaggccttcAACTTTTAACTTCAGAGAAAAGATTTTCTCGATGCTGTATCAGATCTACCCCTTTATTGGGATAGTTGGAAACATTTCTTCTTTGAGCTATTGCAACAATCTTGTCAACTGCTTTAAGTATGTGACTGACTATTGTAGGTGTATGTACAATGTATGTTACAGAAGATATTTGTCAAACCTCTACTATTTTTGGATCATTTTTAATCTGACTGGAAATATTATTATTAGGATATGCTTTCCCTGTCAAAAGTTCTTATGGACTACCTACTAACTTTGGCCACTTTCAGCCTATTGTACAAGGGTAGGCAGACAGTTTCATTTTGAGGTTGCAAAAATAAGTTTTCTAATGTTAGTCTGCCTTGAACCTTTTGGACTTTAAAATAGTGGTAGAGTGTtgtgcacccaagggtgtgggctagcggtcaatgaagtgggttgagaaccataaggtctcaggttcaaatcccaacGAGGCAAAAATACTAGGTGATTTGCCCCATCTGTCCAAAGCCTTGATGGATAAAGTTACCCGGCAACTGTACTGGTGGGAGATTGCAAGTACCGCATGGAACTAGTCGAGGTGTGCTCAAACTAGACCGGACACCACggttatggaaaaaaaaaagtggcagAGCATCGCAATCCTTTGGATGCTGGTTGAATGAACCTTTACCTAATAAAAGAATAGCGGTAGAGCAAGCAATGCTGTAGTTAGTGGCAATCTGACACAACCGTTTACTTTTGTACAAAACATTTTGCTATCCCTATTTATCAACTAATTCACAGAAACTTCATTCAGCTACTGTTTTTCATTTCTTGGAGGTCTCTGGTTTATTCACTTGAGTCAATCATTCAAATGTTATTCAGGCTTGTGTTATAACATCTTTGGATTGAATATCAACCTAATATTCAAATTAAGTGAAAAAGGGATGATTAGGATAGATAATGGATCTTTAACTTGCAAAGCATGGCTCATACATTTTCTGACTTCCTCTTTCCTTTTTCCTTGCTCTGCTGGCTTTGTATGTGTGCGGGGGTTGCTGTCTGAGAATTTCTTGATATAGTAAGGCAACTTCAATGAAACTATTCATTGAAAAGAAAGGGCACCTTGGCCTCTCTTATTTTGAAAACgcaaaagggccaaatataccttgtactattggaaaagggccaaatatacccctcgttatactttgggtccaaatatacccctaccgttatactattggctcaaatatacccttcctccgttaaagttgtccaccTTGGACATCCTATCCTACGTGGCAATgccatttgatgaggtggatgccacgtggctTGCCACTTCATCACTCCTAACCCATTCACTCCTCCCCTCTACCACCACTAAATATTATCACCCCTCCACCCTCTCCACCACTATTGCCACcattatttgtcattttaaaaGTACCTTTTTGTTCCAACCATGAGGAGCTGGAAGTTCAATGGACACAACTTCATTTTTCTCAACTGAATTCGCCATTTGCCacctaaccaaaaaaaaaagggcagcccggtgcactaagctcccgctatgcgcggggtcccgGGAagagccggaccacaagggtctattgtatgcaaccttaccttgcatttctgcaagaggctgttttcacggctcgaacccgtgatctcctggtcacatggcagcaactttactagttacgccaaggctccccttcttcCCACCTaatcaaaattccaaaaaaaaaaaaaaaggggaacgAGCAAACCAACTAACTCTAAATGGGTACACAATGTCTCCTACTATAAAATTGGAGGAACTAAAAgttctttaaatatgatttttttagTCTTTTTTTTCTGGGTACATCTGTTTTTTCCCCCTtactcttacctttttcttgcAGTTTTGGGTATGCAAAATCTAGTCTGAAAGTACAACGAATTTAGTGCAAATATGACAAAAACCCGCAAACATTGCTGAGATTGTTTAATGCTTACTGTTGCTGTTCCTTTTTTAATGGTGGTGGAGGGGGTGAAAATTTTTAGTGGTGGAAGAGGGGAGGAGTGAATGGGTTAGGAGTGATGAGGTGGCAAGCTacatggcatccacctcatcaaatttCACTACCACGTAGGATAGGATGTCCAAggtggacaactttaacggaggaagggtatatttgagccaatagtataacggtaggggtatatttggcccttttccgttttgaAATTAGGTCAAGACCTTTAAGTTCCCCATTCAAATTTGGACCAATTTAAGTATTGGATGTTCCAGATACTATTGATCTCTGTTCCTAACCGTTCTATGCCTATCCTCGCTTCCACCTTATCTGTACTTCTGTAGTTTTTTCCTCCCACATTTTCTTACTGAAGATCCAAAGGCACTTCTGTTTGTTGCCTGACGGTTGGCTATTTTGTTTttagtaaaaaattatttatactgACCTCCTTACTTTTGCCTATTTGATCTTAAGAATGTGAAAGCTGTATTTGATGCTGCAATCAAGGTCGTCATCAAGCCACCACAGAAgcaaaaggagaagaaaaaagaaCGTCGAGGATGCCTCATGTTAGTAAATCTCTTAAACAATCTCTGTCAAAATTAGTTTTTTAGCTTTGGTACCATATGGAAGGTGCTACATGCCATTTGTTGCATTGATTATGCATGGTTCTCCATTGACATTTTAAGTTGGCATACAGAAACAATAGCTCTGCTACTTTGTTCAAACCTCTATGTTTACCAAAGTGTCTCCAGTGACTAAGTAGttacattttgaaccaaaaaaaaaaaggacttaaTTGCTCTTATGTGTGCACAACTTTTTGTTCGACCAACAAATCAAAATATTTTCTTGGAGGGGGCATAGTCCGTAAAACATGTAAGTTTAATATACTGATGGATATCTTGATGTTCCCTGTCTTGAAGCCACATACAATGTGTGAAGACCAAAGGAAAGACTCATCGTTTGTTTTATTTATCCATATCATGCCAGAGTATATATTTATCATCCTTTTTGACATTGACAAACTATGGCTCTGGAATGGTTCCGGTACTCAGTAATATATGTTCTTGTGACATTAACTTGTTGCTGTCATATAACATGAACCGAACCAGAAATTTGATATTATGTGGACAAGGTTTTCTATTCTAGAGATAGTTGTAATTGCTAAATATATTCTAGAAATATGGTTTTAAAGATAGCACTATTTTCAAGACTCCCTTGTTAAAAATTTGCAGCAATGAAAATCTGATGAAAATAACAGTAGCCTTTTCACATGACAAAAACTTTATTCAAAGAAGTAATATGTAGAAagcagtttttttttctttttcttctcatgctttttcacATTTGGAAATTTTTCTGCACCTCTCATTTTAATTCAAAGTTATAAGGCAAATAAATTCATTAAATGGTGATTTGCTAACTATGTGATAGGTGCCTAAATGATGTAGTTTAAATGATTTGTACGGATGCGTACAAAATTCACGTAAACACCTGTATACTTTTTTGGCTAAGGGGTTGCTTCGATAGGAACAAAATTGAGGTGAGGTAGCGCCCCTCCTTATTCACAGATTGGTCAATTCAGCTCCATTGAAGTGTCCGCACTAGCAACAATCTTCGTTTCTATTCTGATTCTGTTAGCTACAAAGGCCAACCTACACAAACTCTCTGTTGCACTAACTTAGAAGCATGGATCAAATCTTCTGTTCAGACCAAGGCTTATTATAACAAAAAAGCTTCAAAGTTTCCACTTCAATGAAGTAACAGACATAAGGAAATAAAGAGAATATCAGGCCCCATCTAGAGTTTCTGGGTATCCAATCTGGCCCCTCTTATGAGTATATCCATTTCACTTTAAAGGGATGTCTGTTTCACTATTAGTGGATTATAAGTCTGCCAAAGAGTTGAGAGTTATGTCCTGGTTTCAGGGGTGATGGCCAGTGTTGGCTGTGGTATATGGTGAGATATCTGACTGGCCACAACAAAACACACAAGGAAGAATATTCTGCTTTCCATTTGTGGTTTCAGTTTGTGGTGGTTATAACGCCTTATGTATTAGGAACTCATTGTGTGACATTTGTCACTTAACAGTTTTGCCTTAGTTTTTTGCCTGTGCTCTTGGGACTCTTTTATAGTGGATGGTCGTTTTTGCAGCATTTTCTGCTATGTCCGTAATACTAACATCTCTTACCTGCCACTGCAGGAATGTGATGTGCGGAAGGAAGCTCATTTGTTTGAAGTGACCAACTCAATGTATATAGTTCCCATCAGTTCGGCCGCTAACATGATTATATCAACGGCTTGAGTGCACTACTTACAACACTTACATTCTATGAGAACTTTTATGACGAGCATAACGTATTTGTTTATCCGCAATCCAACTTGTTGCtgaaatgactattttgtctgtaaaaaaattatatactGGGTTTTTACTGCAATTAGATGTGATTAATTCTGCTATATTGTTCACAACAGACGGCATGCCAAGTAGACTAGCGAGTAAATGCACAAAGGTGGTTCTTGCATATTGCAATACAAGGAATACTGTAGTCGTACAAAACTAACAACATTAGTTTCATGCCAAGTTGAATTTCGTGGGCAGATAACTACGACTATCAACCACTTACCCTGATACTTTTAAAGAAGAGCACTAAAGCAACAACAATATTGAGGCACAGGCTTGCAGTTCTGAGTCACATTCTAAATTTTGGCGCCTTGTTAATAAGCGCACATCTATGTAATGTATACAGCACATCACTGCAATCATAAAACTTGTACCTGAAACAAAGGACAGATGAAAAAATGGCCTACAAATAAAGTGATAACAAAAAACCATCCCTTTCCCACTGGCGATTTTGTGATTAATTACGTGCATAGAAGCATATCAGGTCACACTAAACCAAGCTGTAATCTATGCGTCGTAGATTACTCAGCCATTCGCTAGATAATTCGCGAAACATCAATTATGAGAGGAACCGGCCATCACAAGAAGCTAATACAATTGAACGGCTATTATAGGAACAGCCATCAATAAAGTGTAATAAGATCATCAATAACCTATGCCCAAAGCTCCCCCCCGCCGTTTAATTTCACATCAGGCAAAAAGTCTAGTCTTTTCCTTGCTCTCAAAAACTGTTGGTTCAGAATAATAGGTTGAAAGTAAACAAGCACATCTCACCACCACCAATGAAAATATCATCTTTAACAAGAGTTCTATCATCTGTGAATGAGACTACAGCTAAAGTTAGACTGATTCAATTTATGGTACAAATGGCAgccacaacaactaaaacatgcCTGATGAAAGCATTAGTACCAAAATTTGGTGCCAACCCCTGTATACATATGTAATGGGCAAAAAAAAGACACAGAAATGCCAAGAACACGGTGATCTTTGAAAGATGATTAACAGCAAAGCACAAAGAAGAAAGCTTTCCATTTGATTCAGTCTGGAATCCACCTCCAATGTCAATAATTTGGACAAGGATAGCATTAATTTATCCCCCAGTCCCTGGGCGTCAAAGATTTCAAGCTTtccaacagttaaatatctacaGAGGGAAAACTCTATCTGCATCCACCCAGAGAATATAGCTGACCAAAGTGCTTGCAAACCATGGAAGTCCCTACTACTCTGATATGCTGAAGATGTGGTGGTCGGAGACTCTGAACACATCAACTTTGCTCACTTACCACCAACCCTGCAGGAGCATACCAGAAGCTGAGAGTCTGGGGAGGTCCATCCTCCAGTAGCTGCATTAGAagggaaaaaaattataaaacgGTGTCAAAATGCAGCCACACCAAAATACAGGAAAAACATCTCCAACCTCAGAAACTAAACTGAGATGTTTTGACCCCAAAAAAAGGATTGAAGGAGCAACCAGTTCTAAGAATAGGGAATAGCTCTGATATACTGGGAAAAAAGTTTGGGTTACAAAGGAGCTGCTTTCTTTTTTTCAAAGCATTTTCTTTTCATTTGAAGGAGATGGATTTAACGAACTACTGGAGATCAATTACCAGGAAGGAGAGGAAAGCAATAGTTATGTCTTGATAATTAGGACAGAAGACCCAACAAACACTTCCAACTTCTGAGATATCCTTGTTCTTTCAAACTAAATCAAACTAGAAAAAAGGACACATGCTCCAGCAGAAAACCTTTAAAATAATTGTGCACGAACATCTCTCCTTTTCATTGGTTGTGTATCACAGTTTCTGCACAGGAATAACAGCTCAAACGTATAAAAATCCACAAGCTTACAGTGTGTGGTACACAATTTTAATGCATGAGATGTCCTAGTGCTTCCCTACAGAGAAATTGCACTCAAATGCTTAAACAATGCAGGAGGTACAGGTCACAGTCTAAACCATAAAAGCTAAAAAGAATCTGCTGATTTAAAAAACTAAACGAATAAAACACGTCTCACCTTCCAAAATCACCAGATTGCAGCTTTTCCTGATCTTAATGCCACGACTGCTTGAACCTGAAGCTCTCACTATCCCATCCTCCCTCAGGCTCCTTCCTCTTCAGAGGACCCCCTGCTACAGCATACATCCTACTATGCTCCTCAGCTAATGCTTGTGAACCGGCAGCAGAGAGTTGTCTTGAGGTCAAAGAAACCGACTCCTCTCTCCCTTCCATGTCCACCACTCCAGGGCCTGCATTAAGATCCAGACCCTGCCTGCCCCATTTTCTATTGTGGTCCATGGTACCGTTGTTGTTACTGTCAGGAAGGCCAACCATATACGGCCTCGGATATTGAGATGGCACAGCCCCAACAGGACCCAGCAGCTGTGAATTTACAGATGGCGTATAAATCCTTCCACCAGTGGAAGAATCAACGAAAGAAGTTGATCCAACTGAGAATGTTGCAGAAGGAAGTGCGAAACTTTTTCCCAAAGGAAATACAGGATACGGGAAAGGGGAGGATGGGAAGGGCATGGCAGGCGATGATGACAATACCGAACTCCGATAAACATCCGGGGTGAAAGGAGAACCAGCAGTAGGACCCAAGATTCGTTGCGCACCAGGTGTGACTACTGGGAATGGCGGCTGCTCCACACGATCAGGCAAAATCGATGGAAGTGTCACAGTTGAATAAGTACTCCCAGGAGTAAACCAAGAAGAAAGGTTCCCCATTTCTGGATTGTTCAGTCTGAGGTTAGAAGCAGGCAGTTGGGACCGCATGCTTCCCTGATGACTATCGTGGAATAGAGACTGTTCTGTGCTGAAATCATCGACACCAGGCCCATTATTTAAATCAAAGTCCCTCCTCACATCCCCAGTGGGCAAGCCAATCGATGATGCTTTCGAAGGGAAAATTGCACTGTCCAATCTACAACTGCTACTCACAGAGCACTGCCCCGCATCACCAGGTTCATCAAGTCTATTTAAATCAAGATCCAGTCCTCCAGAACAACGAACAGCAGGAGAATCTATCACTTCATTCTTCAATGAAGCACGATTAGTCATATGGTCCAATGGAGAGATCAACTCTAGAGCAGAATCTTGACCATTTATGTCGTCAAAGGTTCTTTCATCTGGTACATTCAGGTCGATATCTAATTGAGGGCGACTGTGCTTGCTGGTAGAagcttcagaatgagatatggttGTGGAACTTAATGGCATATCAAGAGATTTTCTGGGCTCAGCTGGGCGAAATGCACTTGTTGCAGCAGACCCTTTCCAGCCGAACTCCCCTTTGACCCTCAATAGCTCCTCCGGTGGAACAAACGGACCTTTGGCCGCGGCAGCTACAGTAATGGAAGCAGGCAGACTACATGAAACTGAGGATACAGCAAAAGGCAACGGGTTCATAATATGGACATTTGAT
The nucleotide sequence above comes from Lycium barbarum isolate Lr01 chromosome 3, ASM1917538v2, whole genome shotgun sequence. Encoded proteins:
- the LOC132632727 gene encoding rac-like GTP-binding protein 3 — encoded protein: MASSASRFIKCVTVGDGAVGKTCMLICYTSNKFPTDYVPTVFDNFSANVVVEGTTVNLGLWDTAGQEDYNRLRPLSYRGADVFVLAFSLVSRASYENILKKWIPELQHYAPGIPVVLAGTKLDLREDKHFLADHPGLVPVTTAQGEELRKQIGAAYYIECSSKTQQNVKAVFDAAIKVVIKPPQKQKEKKKERRGCLMNVMCGRKLICLK